The Halomonas binhaiensis nucleotide sequence CTACAGCGACGAGAATCTTCTCGGCACTGACCTGCTCGCCATCGACTTCCACGCTATGGGCATCGAGCACCTTGGCGCGCGCATTGATCAGGCGAACGCCGGCATTTTCCAGCAGCTTGCCGTAAATACCGTTGAGACGCTTGATCTCGCCGATCTTGTTGTCGCGCAGCATGGCCCAGTCGAACTCAGGAGCCTGTGGCAGCGTCCAACCAAAACCGTGGGCATCTTCAAAGGCATTGTGGAAATGCGCGGCATAGGAATAGAGTTTTTTCGGTACGCAGCCGACATTGACGCAGGTTCCGCCCAGGTAACGGTCTTCGGCGATGGCAACGCGTGCGCCGGTCGCGGCAGCAGTACGCGCTGCACGCACGCCGCCGGATCCTGCTCCGATGACGAACAGGTCGTAGTCAAATTGTGACACTAGCTTCTCCCTATATGGACGTGATGACCGCAAACGGTCTCAGGGTTTGGTTTTAGTCGCATGATACCAGTGTCACCTTACTGTCGGGAGGGTGCTTGGCTGTCGGGAGAGTGCTTGACCCATCGGGAAACGGCCGGTAAAAGAATGCCCGCACCTGCTTCTTTCATGTATTTTACATACGATGTTTTACATGCCATCCGGGGGATACGATGAACGATATTGAAAAGCTGCTCAGCAACAACCGCGAGTGGGCAGATCGCATGTGCGAGAGCGACCCGGAGTTCTTCAAGCGACTGGCCCAGCAGCAGACACCGGAATATCTATGGATCGGGTGTTCCGACAGCCGCGTTCCGGCCAACCAGATCATTGACCTGCCTCCCGGTGAAGTCTTCGTTCACCGTAATGTGGCCAACCTGATTTATCACAACGACATGAACGCCCTGTCAGTGGTCCAGTTTGCGGTCGACGTGCTCAAGGTGCGTCATATCATGATCGTTGGCCACTATGGTTGCGGTGGTGTGCGCGCTGCGGTGACCGGGGCCCAATGCGGGATGGTGGATTACTGGCTGCACAAGGTCCGCGAACTCTACAGCTTCCACAGCCACGAGATTGAGCACTTGAGCGTCGACGAGCAGGTCGATCGCATGTGCGAGATCAATGTGCGCTCCCAGGTCAACAACCTGTGCCGCACCAAGGTCATCCAGCGCGCCTGGCAACGCGGTCAGGAACTTTCGGTGCACGGCTGGGTGTATGGCCTCAGCGATGGCCGCGTCACCGATATGGAATGCAGCGTGCATGGCCTGGACCAGGTCAAGCAGTTGTATCGGATTGATCGGGTGAGCTCGAACGAAGACTGATAACGGGGCTGCTGACTTGTCAGGTCATTGCTCGCGACCTTTGTCAGCAGCCTCATCACGCCTCTTATCTCTTCTCTTTCCCTGCTTTTTCTTCTCTTTTCGGGCCTTATTCGCCCAATGCATGGCGCCTGTCACAATTTCGATTGTGCTACAGGCGCCATGCTCTCTATCTTGATAGCGCAATCTCTCATCGATTTCTGAACTACCGATATAACAACCCTAAAAGCAGGTAACCTATTCCATGTTCAAGAAAACTCTACTGGCCAGTGCCTTTGGTGCTGCCATGCTGACGGCTGCCCTGCCCCAGGCCGCTCTGGCCGACAACACTCTGCGCATGGCCTACGATGCCGACCCTGTGTCGCTGGATATCCACGAGCAACTGTCCGGCGGTATTCTGCAGCTATCGCATATGGTGTTCGACCCTTTGGTGCGCTGGACCAATGATTACCAGTTCGAACCGCGGCTGGCGACCGAGTGGGAACAGGTTGATGACACTACTCTGCGTATCAAGCTGCGCGAGGGTGTGAAGTTTCATTCCGGCAATGATTTCACCGCCAAGGATGTGGCCTGGACCATCGAGCGTCTCCAGCGCAGTGGGGACTTCAAGGCCATCTTCGAGACCATCGACAGTGTCAATGTCGTTGACGACCACACTGTCGAGATCGTCACCAAGCAACCGGATCCGCTGTTGCTCAACATCGCTACCTACATCTTCCCGATGGACAGCAAGTTCTACAGCGGAGAAACAGACAGTGGCAAGGCCAAGGACGAAATCGTCAAGAACGGCAACTCCTATGCTTCTACGCATGTCTCCGGTACCGGCCCATTCAAGGTGACTGGCCGCCAGCAAGGGGTAAAGGTCGAATTTGAGCGCTTCGCCGATTACTGGGATACCGAATCTCCTGGTAACGTCGATCACATCGTGCTGACGCCCATCAATGAGAATGCCACCCGCGTTTCCGCTCTGCTCTCTGGCGATGTGGACTTCATTGCTCCTGTTCCACCCAACGATCTGGAACGTGTCGAGGCCGATCCGGACGCCAAGCTGGTGACCATGTCCGGCACGCGCATCATCCTGCTGCACATGAATCAGGAGCGCGTCGAAGCCTTCAAGGATGCACGTGTCCGCCAGGCCTTCACCTATGCCATCAACCAGGAAGGCATTGCTTCACGGTTGATGAAAGGCTTTGCCACTCCCGCCGCGCAGCTATCGCCGGAAGGCTATGCCGGCCATAATCCCGATCTGACTCCTCGCTACGATCTGGAAAAAGCCAAGGAATTGATGGCTGAAGCGGGTTATGAAGATGGCTTCTCCATCACCATGATGGCGCCCAACAACCGTTACGTGAACGATGCCAAGATTGCTCAGGCAGTGGCGGCCATGCTGGCCAAGATCAACGTTCGCGTGGACCTGAAGACCCTGCCCAAGGCGCAGTACTGGGGGGAATACGACAATCGTGCGGCGGATATGATGCTGATCGGCTGGCATGCTGATACCGAAGACTCTGCCAACTTCTTCCAGTACATCACTGAGTGCCCCAATGCCGAAACGGGAGCAGGCCAGTACAACGCTGGCAATTACTGCAACCCGGAACTCGACAAGCTGCTTGAACAGGCCAACCTGGAGCTCGACAAGGACAAGCGTGCCGATATGCTCCAGCAGATCGAACAAGGTCTGTACGACGATGCGGCCTTCGTACCATTGCATTGGCAGGACCTGGCCTGGGCATCGGCTAACAATGCCGATATCGAACCGATTCTCAACGTGATGAACTTCCCCTATCTCGGGGACCTGGTCATAGAAGAATAAAGGTCCAGGGCCATCGTAGAGGCTGCTGACGGCAGCCTCGTATTTTCTGGCACAGAGCGGCGTCTCGGCAGGGACGACGCTTCCCCCTTATCAGGTATTTCCTCAATGATCGCATTTCTGATCAAGCGCCTGTTCCATGCGCTGCTGGTGATGTTTGTCATCAGCCTGATCGCTTTCGCCATCCAGGATAATCTCGGTGACCCCGTCCAGCAGATGGTTGGCCAGTCTGTTCCGGAAAGCGAGCGCGCTGCCCTGCGCGAAGAACTTGGCCTGAATGATCCGTTCCTGGTCCAGTATCTGCGCTTTGCGGTCAATGCAACGCAGTTCGACTTTGGCTATTCCTACGTCTTCCACGAACCGACTACCCAGGTCATTCTGCGTCACTTGCCGGCGACCCTGGAGCTGGTATTTGCTTCTACTTTGCTGATCATCCTGCTGTCGGTGCCCATTGGCGTGTATAGCGCGATCAAGCCTCGAGCCTGGTTGTCGCGTTTCTTCATGGGGGTGTCCATCGTCGGTATCTCTATTCCGGTGTTCCTGACCGCTATCGTGCTGATTCAGCTGTTTGCCATCGGTATGAGTTGGTCGCCCTTCCCCGCGGATACTTCCTGGGGAGCCTGGCTCAATGACCTGATTTCCACCGAAGGCGGCCTGCCAGCCTATGGACGTGGCAATCCCGAACATGTCTTTGGCACCTGGTATACCAATTTCACTTCGCTCAAGGGGCTGACTTACCTGATATTGCCCGCTATCTCCCTGGCATCGATCATGCTGCCGCTGTTCATTCGCCTGATCCGCGCCGAGATGCTTGAAGTGCTGCAGTCCGAGTACGTCAAGTTCGCCCGGGCCAAGGGCATCTCCATGCGTCGCATCTACTTCGTGCATGCCCTGAAGAACACCATGCTGCCGGTGATCACCGTCGGCGGTGTGCAGATCGGCACCCTGGTGGCCTATACCATTCTTACCGAGACCGTATTCCAGTGGCCGGGCATGGGGCTGATGTTCCTCGATGCCATCAACCGCTCGGACATTCCCTTGATCGTGACCTATCTGATGATCGTTGGTGTGATCTTTGTCGTTACCAACACCGTTGTTGACCTGATCTATGGCCTGGTCAATCCCACCGTCAAGCTCACAGGCAAGCCCGCATGACGATTTCCACTACATCATCATCCCGTGCGGCGTCTCCCAGGATGCCCAGCCGTTGGGAGCGTTTCCGCGACTCCTTCCTGCTTTATAGCTTCAAGCGTGACCTGGTCGCTCAACTGAGCCTGATCATCTTTATCCTCATGGTCGGCGCGGCGGTGCTGGCACCCTGGCTTGCGCCGACCAATCCTTATGATCTCGCCAGTATCGACCTGCTGGCCTCGGAACTGCCGCCGTTCTGGATCGAGGGAGCGGATCCGCTGTATTTCATGGGCACTGATGCCCAGGGGCGTGATCTGCTGTCGACCATCCTCTATGGCATGCGGGTCTCCCTGGTCATCGGCTTTGGTGCGGTGTTGCTGCAGGCTACCATTGGCGTGTGCTTTGGCCTGCTGGCCGGCTATCTCGGTGGCCGCATCGATGCCTTCCTGATGCGCCTGGCTGATATCCAGCTGTCCTTCTCCACCTTGATGGTGGCTATCGTGGTCGGCGCACTGTTCAAGTCGATCTTTGGCGGTGCCACCTACAGCGACTATGCCATGTGGCTGCTGGTGCTGATCATCGGCCTGGCCGAATGGCCACAGTATGCGCGTACCGTGCGAGCGTCAGTGCTGGCCGAGAAGGCCAAGGAATATGTCGATGCCGCTCGCGTCATGGGGCTGCGTCGTCGTCGGATCATGTTTCGCCATATCCTGCCCAACACGCTGTCGCCGATTTTCGTCATCTCCACGGTACAGGTGGCCAATGCCATCATTTCTGAAGCTGCGCTGTCTTTCCTTGGCCTTGGCATGCCCGAAACCCAGCCTTCCCTGGGCTCATTGATCAAGTCCGGTTTCGATTACCTGCAGTCCGGTTCATGGTGGATCACCTTGATTCCCGGCCTGGTGCTGGTGGTGCTGGTGCTGGTGATCAACCTGCTTGGTGACTGGCTGCGTGATGTGCTCAATCCACGGTTGTACAAGGGCTGAAGCGAGGAGAAACCAGATTATGGCACTGCTAGAAGTCAACCACCTGGATGTGCGCTTTGCCTTGCGCCAGGGCGATATCAAGGCCCTGCGCGATGTGTGCTTCAGCCTCGACCGTGGCGAGCGCCTGGGCATCGTAGGAGAGTCCGGTGCAGGCAAATCGGTTGCCGCCTTCAGTCTGCTCAACCTGATTGCCAAGCCCGGTTATATCGCGGGCGGCAGCATCAATTTCGATGGTCAGGAACTGACCTCGATGAGCGACCGGCAACTGCGCAAAGTACGTGGTCACCGAATCTCGATGATCTTCCAGGACCCGATGATGACGCTCAATCCTGTGTTGTCCATCGGCGAACAGATGGTCGAATGCCTCAAGGCCCATCGCCGCATCTCGACCAAGGAAGCCCGAAGTATCTCCTTGCGCAAGCTGGAGCAGGTGCAGATTCCCTCGCCGGAAAAGCGTTTGAGCCAGTATCCGCATGAGCTGTCCGGAGGTATGCGTCAGCGCATCATCATTGCTATCGCCCTGCTGCTGGACCCGGATATCATCATTGCCGATGAGCCGACCACCGCGCTGGATGTGACCATTCAAGCCGAGATCATGGCGCTGTTGCTGGAGTTATGCGAGAAGCACAATGTCGCGTTGATCCTCATCACCCATGACCTGGGCGTCGTCAGCCAGGTCACCCAGCGCATGTTGGTCATGTATGCCGGCCGCGTCATCGAACAGGGGCCAACCCGGGAAATCATCAATGATCCCCAGCACCCCTATACTCAGGGATTGATGAATGCCCTGCCGCAGATGGCGACTCCTGGCCAACGGCTCAATCAGATTCGCGGCAGCATGCCGTCGTTGAACAATCTACCGAGTGGCTGCACCTTTCATCCCCGTTGCGATTTCACTACCCGCCCCGATGGCAGCGAACGGGTTTCCTGCCACGAAGAAGTACCTGGCTTCGTGCGCTCGGGTAATTGTCAGGTGGCCTGTCACATGGTCGCCGAAATGCAAGATGCCAACCGCATTCCGGTCGAGGAGGTAACCCCATGACAGCCAGTGCAGCCCATGTGGCGCTTGCATCGCATGAACATGAATCTGAGCACCAGGATCAAGCGACACGAACTCTGCTTGAGATTCGAGGCCTGGAGAAGCGCTTCGACCTTTCCGGCGACTTCCTCGAACAACTGAAGTTCCGCCGTGGTCGTCTGGTACGTGAACAATCCCATGTCCACGCGATCAATGGTGTCGATCTAGACATTCACCGCGGTGAGGCATTGTGTGTCGTGGGCGAGTCTGGCTGTGGCAAGTCCACAGTAGCCCGTACTGTCATGGGGTTGCTGCGCCCATCTGCCGGTGAGATTCATTACGATGGAGAGCGCATCGACCATCTGGAAAGCAAGGCGCTGCTGCCCTTCCGCAAGCGCATGCAGATGATTTTTCAGAATCCCTATGCCTCGCTCAACCCACGCATGACGATCCAGCAGACACTGGAAGAACCGATTCGCCTGCATCAGCCAGGCTGGAATCGTGAACAGATTCGCGAAAAGGTTGCCGAAGTGATGACGTCAGTGGGCATCGCTCCGGACTGGGGCGTGCGCTATGGTCATGAGTTCTCCGGTGGCCAGCGCCAACGTATTGCCATTGCCAGGGCGCTGGCGGTGGATCCGGAGTTCATTGTTGCCGATGAGCCGATATCTGCCTTGGACGTATCCATCCAGGCCCAGGTGTTGAACCTGCTGATGGAAGCGCAGCGCGAACGTCACCTGACCTATCTGTTCATCACCCACGACCTGTCCGTGGTCGAGCACTTCGGTACTCGAGTCGCGGTAATGTATCTGGGGCGAGTATGCGAGGTCGCTACGACCAGGACGCTGTTCGCCCATCCCCGCCACCCCTATACCCAGGCATTGATGTCAGCCATTCCCAAGCTGGAAGATGACCGTCCGCAGCATATTCGCCTGCAAGGCGAAGTGCCGACACCGGTCAATCTGCCTTCAGGTTGTGTTTTCCATGCTCGTTGCCCGCATGTCAGCGAACGCTGTCGCCGGGAAATTCCCAGGCTGATTGCCACCAGTGATGGTGGCCAGGTGGCCTGCCATGCTGTCGAAGAAGGCCGCATCAGTTGAAGGATGTCACATTCATGGAGTTGAGAGGGCATATCAGGAAAGTCGATTTGTCCTCCTTCTGGCAGAATGCACCACCGCAGGGACTATGCTGTAACACGAAGTTAATTAAAAGCACCAAAAAAACACGAGATTCCCATGGAAATCCGCTGGCTGGAAGATTTTCTGGCCCTGGCCCGTACGCGACATTTCTCGCGTGCTGCCGAGGAGCAGAATGTCACTCAACCGACCTTCTCGCGCCGTATCAAGCTGCTTGAAGAGGAAATGGGGACGACGCTGATCAACCGTCAGACGCTGCCCTTGTCATTGACGCCCGCTGGCGAGACCTTTCTGGTCATGTGCCAGGACGTGACCTGGCGTGTGGGGGCCACTCGTCAGCGCCTGGCACAAATGGCTGAAGAACAGGCAGGTCAATTGCATCTTGGGGCATCGCAAAGCCTGTTGAGCCACTTTTTCCCGGAATGGTTGGAAAGCCTTGATTCGCCACCGCCTCTGGTTCCCCAGCTACGGGCAACATCATGGCTGCTTGCTGATTATTTTCAGGGCCTGGCATCCGGCGAGATCGATCTGGCGCTGTGCTATTGGCCCGTGAATGGCAATCCCCTCGAAGTGGCCGATGAAGAGACGGAGTATTGCGTGATTGGCCGGGAACGTTATTTTCCGGTATGCCTTCCGGATGAACAGGGAATGCCCAGCTTTCCTCTGGATGGCGACCGCGGTCGTTCCCTGCCTCTGATCGCTTATCATCCTCGCGGCATCATCGGTGCCTCCATCAGTGCTCACCTCGATAGCCAGCCGGGCTGTCCGACGCTCACTGTGCTCAACGAGAGCATCCAGAGCAGCAATATCCGAGAACTGGTCAGCCTAGGCTATGGCCTTGGCTGGCTGCCTGAGCGAGTTGCCAACTCTGCCCTGGAAAAGGGGGAACTGGTCCATGCAGGTGAATCACGCTGGACAGTGGAGTTCGAGATTCGACTCTATCGGCATCGCTGTGCCGGACGTGCCGCGCTGGAGCTGGTGTGGCCCATGCTGATGGGGATAAGTTCTCCTGCCAGGCAGGCTTCTTCATGAGCGTTACCCTCATGACCTTTCCTTCATGACCTTCCATCCTGGCAGGCTTCCACATATGGCGGCTCGCCGTTATGGTATCCCGCTATCTTCAGATTTGCTGTCTTCAGATTTGCTGTCGGCCCCTTGCAGAGCGTCCGTATGACCGAGTCCTCCAGTTTTGATACCGAGCATATCGGCTTCCTGTTATTGCCCGGATTCTCGATGATGGCGTTCTTTTCTGCCGTGGAGCCATTGCGTATTGCCAACCGCATTGCCGGCAGAAAACTCTACGACTGGACCCTGATCGGGCTTAGCGGAGAACCTGTGACTGCCAGTAACGGCATGACCCTGCTGGTCGATCATCCCATGCAGGAGGTTCGCCATCTTCCGGCACTGGCGGTATGCAGTGGTTTCGATCCCGAGATGTGGATTGGCCATGGCCTGAGGGGCTGGCTCAATCGTCTCGACCAGGGAGGCTGTCGCATTGGAGCCCTGGATACGGGGGCGGTGGTGTTGGCCGAAGCAGGGTTGCTGGCAGGTGAAACAGTGACGCTGCATTGGGAGTCGCTGCCAGCCTTCAATGAACGCTATCCGCAGATTCCCACCTGTGATGAGCTGTTCCTATTGGGCAAGCGGCGCTTTTTCTGTGCGGGAGGAGCGGCAGCCATGGATATGGCGCTGGAGATGATGGCTCGTCGGCATGGCACAACACTGGCCATCGATGTGTCGGAACAGTTGATCCATGACCGCATGCGTTCACGAGGCGACCATCAGCGGATGACATTGGCCCGACGTCTGGGCAGCCATCATCCGCGTCTGGTGGAAGCGGTGGCGTTGATGGAACGCCACCTGGAATCACCCCTGCCACTGCATGAGATAGCACTGCGCAGCGGCATTTCGGCCCGCCAGTTGCAACGCCTGTTTCAGGATACCCTGGATACTACCCCGGGCGCCTACTATCTAGGCTTGCGCTTGAAGCGTGCCGAACATTTGTTACGTGAGACAGACCTCAGCGTATTAGCCATCGGACTGGCCTGCGGTTTCGGGTCTGCCTCGACGTTTTCCCGGGCCTTTCAGCGCCATTTCGGCTTTCCGCCCGGGACGATGCGCAAGCGAAACCGCTCTTCCTGACAGGCTCTTTCTAACGCTCTTTGCTGACTCTAGCGCTCTTTGCTAACGGGTTTCGGTGGATCGCTCTGCCTTCTCGCTTCGCTCCTTGAACAAGGACACCAACACCCCTGCCGTCATCATCAGTATCACGACACTGAGCGGCAATGCTGTAGCAATCAAGGCGGTCTGCAGTGCCGTGAGGCCGCCTGCGACCAGTAACACGGCCGCGACCATACCGATCACCAGCCCCCAGAAGATACGGAAATGCTGGGGAGGCTCCGGGTTGCCAAGTGACAGTATGGTGGTCAGAACCAGAGTACTGGAATCGGCGCTGGTGACGAACCAGCTCATCAGCAAGAAGACCATCATTGCCGAGAGTATCCAGGCCAGAGTGCCATGGCCGGCAACACCATCTGCCGTGGCAAAAAGTGCCGCAGGCAGATTCCAGTCATTGACCAGGTCCATGATACCGGCACTGCCTACCCCGCCGGCGGCAGACAGCTCCTGATGTAGCGCCGTGCCGCCGAAGATGCCTAACCACACGAAGATGATGAAGGTGGGTACCAGCAGTACGCCGAGCACGAACTCTCGCAGAGTGCGGCCACGCGAAATGCGTGCGATGAACAGGCCAATGAACGGCGCCCAGGCCAGCCACCAGCCCCAGTAGAAGATAGTCCATGCCTGCAGCCACTCGGCTTCAGATGGTTCATCGGGATACCACAGCCCCATGGGAATGAAGTGAGTGACGTAATCGGTGAGGGTCTCTCCGAAGGATGTCAGCAACCACAGCGTCGGACCACCGATGACGAAGGCGCCGATGACCAGCACCGATACCCAGATATTGAGCTCGGAAATGAGCTTGATGCCGCGCTTGACCCCGGACATTGCCGACAAAATGGAAATCACGGTGATGACGGCGATCAGCAACAACTGGGTATCGAGACCGGCGCTGATGCCGACCAGGCGATTCAGGCCAACCGCCATCTGGCTGACGCCCAGTCCCAGCGACGTGGCAACACCGAAGACACAACCAAGCACCCCAAGGATATCGACGGTGTGCCCTATTGGGCCGTAGATGCGAGTGCCGATGAACGGGTACAAGGCTGAACGCAGTGCCAAGGGCAAGCCTTTGCGGTAAGCAAAATAGGCAAGCGCCATGCCGACGATGACATAGACCGCCCAGCCGTGCAGGCCCCAGTGGAAGAAAGTGACGCGCAGCGCATCGATGGCACGCTGATGGTTCAGCGCGGTATCTCCCGCCATGTCGGCATGGGGATTGTTGGGGTAACCAAAGCCCCCGCTATTGTCGAAGTAGAAAATCGGCTCAGCGACACCAAAGAACAGGATGCCAATGCCGATGCCTGCGGAAAACAGCATGGAAAACCAGGCAAAGCGGCTGAATTCTGGCTTTTCTCCGTCACGCCCCAGGCGCAGGCTGCCAAATGGCGACAGGGCAATGAAGAAGCACACGGCGATCAGCACGACGATTGTCACCAGGTAATAGCCGCCGAAAGTGGTCTCGATCCAATTCCGTGCAGCGCCGAACAGGGCGCCGGACAGTTCTGGGTTGGCACCAGTGGCAACAACAAAGGCCAGCACCAGAAGTGCCGCAGATAGCGTCATGCCCTTATGCATGTGACGGAACAGGCCGCGCTGGGCGAGTGCCGATTCAGGGTAACCATTTGATTGCAGGTCGTCCTCGAGGGATCGAGGGCCTTCTGGCTGTGGATGGCTTTCAGGGGAAGATGAGTGATGTGGTGATTGGATAACGACTCTCCTCTCACGGCCGGACAACGGGCCGGCGTTCCCGTGGCAGCACTCTGTCGCTGCCGTCAACGGGATACTTCTGATCAGGCAGTATCCATCAGGAAGTATCCCGCATCGGTAAGATGGTGCGGCTCTCGGCCAGTCAGCTGTCTGGACGATCGCTTGCCATGCTGCGCTGTGTGCTGGCAGGGCTTGATGAAGTACGCTTCAGGCGCAGGATGAAAGCCACCACCAGAGCGAAGATGCCGAAGGCAACCGGAATCGCTGCGACTGAAATCAGGGTCAGAATGACCTTGAAGATGTCGCCATCGAGCCAATTGATGACGATCGCCAGGGCCGCCATGGCGATGATCCAGAAGACACGAGAGCGCTGCACGGTCAGCATCTCGCAGACAAGACCGGCAGAATCGGCGCTGGTCACGAAGAACAACAGGATATTGAGTGCCAGGATCGCAGACAGGATGCCGTGACTGTCGAGGCTTTCCATCAGTGCGAAGACATCGGCGGATCCCGTGCTCAGCCCCCCGAGCCCGAAGACGGTGAACCAGAGACACGAAAACAGGCTGGGAACCAGCATGACACCGAGAACCAGCTGACGCAGTGTTCGCCCACGCGAAATGCGGGCGATGAAGACGCCGGTAAAGATGAACCAGCCATACCAGGCAGCCTCGAAGGCATACAACCAGTCAGCCAGCCAGGCCTTGTGCTCGGGGTCGGCATAGCCGATATCCGTTGCCATGGCCGGGTATTTTACCAGGTACTCCGGTACCAGTCGGGCAAAGGTGGTGAGGATGTCCTGCGGCAGCGTCAATGCGAACACACTGAGCATCAAGATGATGGCAAACAGGGTGTTGTAGTTGCTCAACCATTTGATGCCGCGGTTGAGCCCGGAAGTGCTGGAAGCAATCGCAAACAACGATAGTACGGCGATGATCACACTTGGCCCGACCTGAATACCGAAGAACTGCTGCAGGCTTTGCTGCAGCGGCTCTGCGGCATAGGTGAACGTCAGTGACAAGCCGATGACGGTCGATACCACCAGGCTGACAAGGTTGAGCTTGCTCAACCAGCCACCACCCAACAGTGCTTCGGCAGGTTTATCGATCTTCAAGTTGTACATGCAATGGGCAAAGATCACGCCGATGGCCAGATAGCCTGCCCAGGCCAGCAACCCCCAGTGGTTGAAAGCATACAGCAGCGCCTGGTCTGTGCTGTGGCCTGCCTCGACATGGTAGCGCGGCTCCAGCACTCCCCAGGTCACCAGGCCAATGCCCATTCCAGTGGCGAACAGCATGCCAAGCCAGGTAAGCGTGGAGAATTCGGGCTTTCCCTGGCCGAAGCGCAGGCGCCCCAGCGGGGTAAACATCAGCACAATGAAAACGATGGATGCTGCAAAGGCTGGATAGGTGAAGATAAAGCCGAAATTGCCGATGACGTGGGTCTTGATGACATCGAGCAGAGATTGGAAGGGCCCCGGCGCCATCGCCGCAAAGGCAATCAGGGCAATGACGGTGACGATGGTGGCAACGGAGGTGGAAATATGGGTTTTCATGTGCGTCTCGTTATCGTTGTCGTGGACGTACTTTCTTGCACTTGAATACGCTTTCGTCTGAACATTCCTTCGCTTCAATATCCTTCCAGTTGAATGCAGGCTTCCTCTTGTCGGGTGCTTCTCAGATCAGGGCCGGTTGTCAGGACTGGGAGCAAGACTGGTTGCTAGACCTGGGTGTCTCAAGACCGAGTTGCACAAGGTGTCTGGGCAAGGCGGTCATCCAGGGCAACGCAGAATCGTTGCCAGGCGATCTTCATCTCGGGTAGCTGTTCACGCGCATGCAAAGCGCCATGCAGCATGTTGGCAGCACAGCGATAACCGATGTCGGCTCCGCTGTCTCGCCACCCCTGGACCGCTCGCTCAAGGGGCCGAGTCAGTGGGTCGTGCTCGACAGCCAGCACCTCCATGCGAGGTGCTGGAACCTGATGGGTGTTATCGGGAGGAGCATGAGCACGAATCAGAGACCAGGCCTGCATGACATCGGCACGGCTGAGCAAGGGTGCATCGTCACCCAGGCTATCGAGATGAGGTGTTCCCACCAGGGGATAGATCAGGCCGACGACCGGCGTGACCTCCAACTGGGGCAACGTCAGGCTGGACAACGTATCGATGATCAGCCGGGCACCGGCGCTATCCCCTACCACGGCAACAGGCTTCAGGCTGTGAATCACGTTGCGGCAATCGGCAATAGCCTGGTCATATCGGGCTTCGGGCATCTTGCGGTAGCCAATGCTGACGACTTCACGTTGCAGTTCGCAGGCCAACCCTGCCGCAATACCCTGGTGGCTGTTCACGGAACCGAGACAGAAGCCTCCGCCATGCACGTAGACTACCCTGCCCCTGTCGCCATCTTTGTCGCCAACTTCCGGGCGCAGGTGACGTACAGGACAGCCATTGATGCGGTCATCATGTAGCTGCACGTTGGCCGGCAGCGGCGCAGCGAAGCTGGCACACAAGGTGTCGTAGTAGTCTCTGGCTGCACCGAGTGGCAATGTGGAGACAACATCGAGTCCTGACTGGAAACGTCTGGCGAAGGTGTCAATATTCCAGGCCTCAATACCCCAAGCCTCGATGTCCGAGCTATCAATGTCCATTGGCCGGATTTCCTCGGCCACCTCCCTCGGTG carries:
- a CDS encoding GlxA family transcriptional regulator; translation: MTESSSFDTEHIGFLLLPGFSMMAFFSAVEPLRIANRIAGRKLYDWTLIGLSGEPVTASNGMTLLVDHPMQEVRHLPALAVCSGFDPEMWIGHGLRGWLNRLDQGGCRIGALDTGAVVLAEAGLLAGETVTLHWESLPAFNERYPQIPTCDELFLLGKRRFFCAGGAAAMDMALEMMARRHGTTLAIDVSEQLIHDRMRSRGDHQRMTLARRLGSHHPRLVEAVALMERHLESPLPLHEIALRSGISARQLQRLFQDTLDTTPGAYYLGLRLKRAEHLLRETDLSVLAIGLACGFGSASTFSRAFQRHFGFPPGTMRKRNRSS
- a CDS encoding ABC transporter ATP-binding protein, producing the protein MTASAAHVALASHEHESEHQDQATRTLLEIRGLEKRFDLSGDFLEQLKFRRGRLVREQSHVHAINGVDLDIHRGEALCVVGESGCGKSTVARTVMGLLRPSAGEIHYDGERIDHLESKALLPFRKRMQMIFQNPYASLNPRMTIQQTLEEPIRLHQPGWNREQIREKVAEVMTSVGIAPDWGVRYGHEFSGGQRQRIAIARALAVDPEFIVADEPISALDVSIQAQVLNLLMEAQRERHLTYLFITHDLSVVEHFGTRVAVMYLGRVCEVATTRTLFAHPRHPYTQALMSAIPKLEDDRPQHIRLQGEVPTPVNLPSGCVFHARCPHVSERCRREIPRLIATSDGGQVACHAVEEGRIS
- a CDS encoding BCCT family transporter, translating into MKTHISTSVATIVTVIALIAFAAMAPGPFQSLLDVIKTHVIGNFGFIFTYPAFAASIVFIVLMFTPLGRLRFGQGKPEFSTLTWLGMLFATGMGIGLVTWGVLEPRYHVEAGHSTDQALLYAFNHWGLLAWAGYLAIGVIFAHCMYNLKIDKPAEALLGGGWLSKLNLVSLVVSTVIGLSLTFTYAAEPLQQSLQQFFGIQVGPSVIIAVLSLFAIASSTSGLNRGIKWLSNYNTLFAIILMLSVFALTLPQDILTTFARLVPEYLVKYPAMATDIGYADPEHKAWLADWLYAFEAAWYGWFIFTGVFIARISRGRTLRQLVLGVMLVPSLFSCLWFTVFGLGGLSTGSADVFALMESLDSHGILSAILALNILLFFVTSADSAGLVCEMLTVQRSRVFWIIAMAALAIVINWLDGDIFKVILTLISVAAIPVAFGIFALVVAFILRLKRTSSSPASTQRSMASDRPDS
- a CDS encoding LysR family transcriptional regulator, with protein sequence MEIRWLEDFLALARTRHFSRAAEEQNVTQPTFSRRIKLLEEEMGTTLINRQTLPLSLTPAGETFLVMCQDVTWRVGATRQRLAQMAEEQAGQLHLGASQSLLSHFFPEWLESLDSPPPLVPQLRATSWLLADYFQGLASGEIDLALCYWPVNGNPLEVADEETEYCVIGRERYFPVCLPDEQGMPSFPLDGDRGRSLPLIAYHPRGIIGASISAHLDSQPGCPTLTVLNESIQSSNIRELVSLGYGLGWLPERVANSALEKGELVHAGESRWTVEFEIRLYRHRCAGRAALELVWPMLMGISSPARQASS
- a CDS encoding BCCT family transporter; protein product: MTLSAALLVLAFVVATGANPELSGALFGAARNWIETTFGGYYLVTIVVLIAVCFFIALSPFGSLRLGRDGEKPEFSRFAWFSMLFSAGIGIGILFFGVAEPIFYFDNSGGFGYPNNPHADMAGDTALNHQRAIDALRVTFFHWGLHGWAVYVIVGMALAYFAYRKGLPLALRSALYPFIGTRIYGPIGHTVDILGVLGCVFGVATSLGLGVSQMAVGLNRLVGISAGLDTQLLLIAVITVISILSAMSGVKRGIKLISELNIWVSVLVIGAFVIGGPTLWLLTSFGETLTDYVTHFIPMGLWYPDEPSEAEWLQAWTIFYWGWWLAWAPFIGLFIARISRGRTLREFVLGVLLVPTFIIFVWLGIFGGTALHQELSAAGGVGSAGIMDLVNDWNLPAALFATADGVAGHGTLAWILSAMMVFLLMSWFVTSADSSTLVLTTILSLGNPEPPQHFRIFWGLVIGMVAAVLLVAGGLTALQTALIATALPLSVVILMMTAGVLVSLFKERSEKAERSTETR